In one Pseudomonas purpurea genomic region, the following are encoded:
- a CDS encoding DUF721 domain-containing protein translates to MAFRPLTARAPAVLLREAKPLKAIFGHAQRLGHLQRLLESQLQPAAREHCHVASWREGSLLLIVTDGHWATRLRYQQKRLQRQLQMFDEFASLTRILFKVQPPTVQQGAAGHTISLSTDAGATIQATADGISDPNLRAALERLAAHAKPKT, encoded by the coding sequence ATGGCATTTCGCCCTCTTACGGCCAGGGCACCCGCCGTTCTGCTTCGCGAAGCCAAGCCGCTGAAAGCCATTTTCGGCCATGCACAACGCCTGGGTCATTTACAGCGCCTGCTGGAAAGCCAACTGCAACCTGCCGCCCGCGAGCACTGTCACGTGGCCTCCTGGCGCGAAGGCAGTTTGCTGCTGATTGTCACGGATGGCCATTGGGCGACCCGGCTGCGCTATCAGCAGAAACGCCTGCAACGGCAATTGCAGATGTTCGACGAGTTCGCCAGCCTGACGCGGATTCTGTTCAAGGTGCAACCGCCAACCGTGCAACAGGGCGCTGCCGGCCACACCATCAGTTTGTCGACCGATGCCGGCGCGACCATTCAGGCCACCGCCGACGGTATCAGCGACCCGAACCTGCGCGCCGCGCTGGAGCGGTTGGCGGCTCACGCCAAACCCAAAACCTGA
- a CDS encoding helicase HerA-like domain-containing protein yields the protein MPDSSQLVIGADLEGQPIAQAMRLANRHGLVAGATGTGKTVTLQRLAEAFSDAGVAVFAADIKGDLCGLGAAGNPQGKVAERIAGMPWLNYKPQAYPVTLWDIHGQSGHPLRTTLSEMGPLLLGSLLELTDSQQSALYAAFKVADREGLLLLDLKDLKALLNHLKDHPELLGDDAALMTTGSSQALLRRLATLEQQGAEALFGEPALQLQDILAPASDGRGRIHLLDASRLVHEAPKVYATFLLWLLAELFEQLPERGDAEKPLLALFFDEAHLLFAGTPKALQERLEQVVRLIRSKGVGVYFVTQSPGDLPDDVLAQLGLRVQHGLRAFTAKEQKSLKAVADGFRPNPAFSTLGVLTELGIGEALVGTLQEKGTPEMVQRVLVAPPQSRIGPLSEAERAALISSSPLVGRYDKPIDRESAYEVLMGRKGLAPETEAAPGKPQAEEPSLADKAGEFLGTAAGQALKSAMRQAANQLGRQLVRGLMGSLLGGSKRR from the coding sequence ATGCCTGACTCCTCGCAACTCGTTATCGGTGCTGACCTTGAGGGGCAACCGATCGCTCAGGCCATGCGCCTGGCGAACCGTCACGGTCTGGTGGCAGGGGCCACCGGCACGGGCAAAACCGTGACGCTGCAACGGCTGGCCGAAGCGTTCAGCGATGCTGGCGTGGCGGTGTTTGCCGCGGACATAAAAGGTGACCTGTGCGGTCTGGGCGCAGCCGGCAACCCTCAGGGGAAAGTCGCCGAGCGTATCGCCGGGATGCCTTGGCTCAACTACAAGCCTCAGGCGTATCCGGTGACCTTGTGGGACATCCACGGCCAGAGCGGTCATCCCTTACGCACAACCTTGAGTGAAATGGGCCCGCTGCTATTGGGCAGCTTGCTGGAGTTGACCGACAGTCAGCAGTCGGCGTTGTACGCCGCGTTCAAGGTCGCCGACCGTGAAGGCCTGTTGCTGCTGGACCTCAAGGATCTAAAAGCACTGCTCAACCACCTCAAGGATCATCCCGAGCTGCTGGGCGATGACGCCGCGCTGATGACCACCGGTTCCAGTCAGGCGCTGTTGCGGCGGTTGGCGACTCTGGAGCAACAAGGCGCGGAAGCGTTGTTCGGCGAGCCTGCGTTGCAATTGCAAGACATCCTCGCGCCGGCCAGCGACGGTCGTGGGCGGATCCACTTGCTGGACGCCAGCCGATTGGTGCATGAGGCGCCCAAGGTTTACGCGACATTCCTGCTATGGCTGCTGGCAGAACTGTTCGAACAGTTGCCTGAGCGCGGTGATGCGGAAAAACCGTTGCTGGCGTTGTTCTTCGATGAGGCGCATTTGCTGTTCGCCGGTACGCCCAAGGCGTTGCAGGAGCGGCTGGAGCAGGTTGTGCGGTTGATCCGTTCAAAAGGCGTTGGTGTGTATTTCGTCACCCAGTCCCCTGGCGACTTGCCAGATGACGTCCTGGCTCAGTTGGGGCTGCGCGTGCAACATGGCTTGCGGGCGTTTACCGCCAAAGAGCAGAAGTCCCTGAAAGCGGTGGCGGACGGTTTTCGGCCGAACCCTGCGTTCAGCACACTGGGCGTGCTGACGGAGCTGGGCATCGGTGAGGCGCTGGTCGGCACCTTGCAGGAAAAGGGCACCCCGGAAATGGTCCAGCGTGTGCTGGTGGCACCGCCGCAATCGCGTATCGGGCCGTTGAGTGAGGCTGAGCGAGCAGCACTGATCAGCAGTTCGCCGCTGGTCGGTCGTTATGACAAACCGATTGATCGCGAGTCGGCCTATGAAGTGCTGATGGGGCGTAAAGGCCTGGCGCCGGAAACAGAAGCCGCACCGGGTAAGCCGCAAGCCGAAGAACCGAGCCTGGCCGACAAGGCGGGCGAGTTCCTGGGTACCGCCGCCGGGCAGGCATTGAAGTCGGCCATGCGCCAGGCCGCCAATCAACTGGGTCGACAACTGGTGCGCGGTTTGATGGGGTCGTTGCTGGGCGGCAGCAAACGCCGGTAG